The Candidatus Dormiibacterota bacterium genome has a window encoding:
- a CDS encoding carbonic anhydrase, with translation MIAAQEALERLREGNRRFVMDVRRRDTLTGQTRRRELAAGQEPFAIILGCSDSRVPAEIVFDQGLGDLFVIRVAGNIVAPSQIGSVEFAAERFGTRLVVVLGHTECGAVLATIEELGRPSEGQSRNLRSIVDRIRPSVEALLMEEFRDQADALVRKAVRANIRVSADHLRHGSEVLEQSIQKDGLLVVGAEYSLNTGVVDFFDGVPGAG, from the coding sequence ATGATCGCTGCCCAAGAAGCCCTCGAACGCTTGCGCGAGGGGAACCGCCGATTTGTGATGGACGTTCGTCGCCGTGACACACTCACTGGCCAGACGCGTCGCCGCGAGCTGGCGGCAGGCCAGGAGCCGTTTGCCATCATTCTCGGATGTTCCGATTCGCGGGTGCCGGCGGAGATCGTCTTCGATCAAGGACTTGGTGACTTGTTTGTCATCCGTGTCGCCGGGAACATCGTCGCCCCTTCTCAAATCGGGAGCGTCGAGTTCGCCGCGGAGCGTTTCGGCACTCGGCTCGTTGTGGTCCTGGGTCACACCGAGTGTGGGGCTGTTCTGGCAACCATCGAGGAGCTTGGGCGTCCCTCGGAGGGCCAGTCACGGAACCTCCGGTCGATCGTTGACCGTATCCGGCCATCCGTGGAAGCGTTGTTGATGGAGGAATTCCGGGATCAGGCGGATGCTCTCGTGCGGAAGGCCGTTCGGGCCAACATCCGCGTCTCGGCCGACCATCTGCGACATGGATCGGAAGTCCTTGAGCAGTCCATCCAGAAGGATGGGCTCCTCGTCGTGGGAGCCGAGTATTCGCTGAACACTGGAGTCGTTGACTTTTTCGACGGTGTACCCGGAGCCGGCTAA
- a CDS encoding DUF1697 domain-containing protein, protein MALVVLLRGVNVGGHRTFRPSTLAERLKHLDVVNIGAAGTFVIRRPVTRAKLRAEMARRLPFEAEIMICHGREIVRLTSQNHFADQALRPDIVRFVSILSKRPRSMPSTPISFPSSGRWLVKILAADNRFVFGVYRRQMKAIGHLGKFDRLFGVPVTTRNWNTITTIARVVGNGGL, encoded by the coding sequence GTGGCACTCGTGGTTCTTCTGAGAGGAGTCAACGTCGGCGGTCACAGGACATTCCGACCCTCGACACTGGCCGAACGACTCAAGCACCTCGATGTTGTCAACATCGGCGCGGCGGGCACCTTCGTGATCCGGCGGCCAGTCACCCGGGCGAAACTCCGCGCCGAAATGGCACGCAGGCTTCCCTTTGAGGCGGAGATCATGATCTGCCACGGTCGCGAGATTGTCAGGCTGACGTCTCAGAATCATTTCGCGGACCAGGCCCTGCGACCCGATATCGTTCGTTTCGTGAGCATCCTGTCCAAACGCCCCCGCTCGATGCCATCGACGCCCATAAGCTTTCCTTCCAGCGGCAGGTGGCTGGTGAAGATCCTCGCGGCGGACAACCGGTTTGTCTTCGGCGTTTACCGACGCCAGATGAAGGCTATCGGCCACCTCGGCAAGTTCGACCGGCTCTTTGGGGTCCCGGTTACCACGCGCAACTGGAATACCATCACCACGATCGCCAGGGTGGTGGGTAACGGAGGGCTCTGA